The region CCAGAGAGGAAGGCTTCCACCTACACCTGCCTGAACAGGTGCCTGTCTGTGTGTCTCCTGTCccaggtggggaggagggaaggagggagggagcctGTGAGGGCTGCTCTGTGATTGGATGGTGCCCATTTAAGCTGGTACCTCTTGGAGGATCAAAAGGGGTCAAGATCCCTGGAGACCTCAGACTCACCCAGTCCTCCTGGCACCAGCGATGTTCCAGCAGTTCTGCGCCTCCTGTCTTTTCCCACTGTTCCTGGCTGGCTTAGCTCAGGAGACCCTGAAGCCACAAAAGATGAAGGTGAGCATCCCACAGGGGATGTGAGCAGATTTCTGCACCTGACAGTGGCTTGACCACCAGAGATGCAGGGGCTCAGGCCGCCTGCCAGCCTTGCTTTGCAGACTTCTGTTCCCGAGGCTCTCTGCTGCAGCCGCTCTCTTGCCGTGATGGACCATCTGCCATGCATCTTCTCTAGTggttctgatgtgtgtgtgtgtgtgtgtgtgtgtgtgtgtgagagagagagagagagagagagacagagtagggGGAACCCCTGGTGCCTGCTTGACAACCCAGCCCTATTCTGTTCcatgctggtctggaacttgggGGAGCcccgtgggtcctggaaaatgagCAGTAAGGTAGCAAATGGATAGAGAGGAAGATGAACTTGGTTGCTCCTGGGCAGGGTGTTTGGCCCACAGACACAGGAAATGGGTAGAGACGCTGGCATTAGAATAGGTtccaggagtctcagggtgaggaAAAGAGATTTCTTCAGTGAATCATAAAACAGGCCACCAAGGCTGTTCATTTTAGGAAAGGTGATGTGGTGAGGAGGAGGTGAAGTTAGACTTTTTGAGTTAGAACCACACTCAGGGTCTGGAAGCAACGCACGGGAGGAGGGGCTTCTTGGGAGTGTAGCACTTTGTCTCATTCAGGGGTAACCTCCTCCATCTCTTCATCGGGTCTGTAGGTGAGGGATGGTCTGGGACAGGTGAGTGATTGACAGGCTCCCAggaccaggccattttgtttctggtcaGAAACAAGTGGTTCTTCTCTTTCTCATGTAACCAGGCAAACAGAAGGTGGGGGTCCTTCCTTCAAAGACCGCTAAGCCTAGGTCCGCCCAATGTTCCCCCCACCATCAAGAGCAAAGACCCTAAAATCATTTAGGAGATGGGCAGCAGGTCCAGGCTGAAGTAGGGCATAGAGGATTAGGGTCTTCACTCTTGTGACTTTCAGGACTCGGGAGGATGACAGTAGGGGACCTGGTAGATGGAGTTAGTTGTTGCAGGACCACGTGAGGAGATCAAGTCCCACGAAGGTGAACAGGACAGCTGGGACGGACACCACAGCCTTTCAATCTATGTTCCCTCGGGCCTAACTACCCACAAAAGGAGCCTGCCTCGACTAACTGTTTAACATCATTGAAAACCTTCACGTCACTGTGGCTTTAGGCCAGTTACACATCTTCTGTGGGTTTCTTTCTTGTCTAAAAGATGGGGAGCCATTCCTATCACCCAGTGCAGTGATCTCTAGACCTGAGTTCACCTGAGAATCACccacagattctttttttttctcctttttttggttttttgaggtagggtctcactctggtccaggctgacctgggatttactatgtagtctcagggtgacctcaaactcacggtgatccttctacctctgcctcccaaatgctgggattaaaggtgtgcgccaccatgcctagccaccCACAGATTCTTTAGACCTGATCTTTGAGGCttttttcatcatcatcattattatttttaaataatatatatgtatatatttgttgttgtttttttataagATCACATCACTATAGGTTCTTCTGTGATATTCCAGGTGGACTGCAACGCAGGAGTGACTGGCACCATCTACGAGTACGGCGCCCTCACCCTGAGCAGCGAGGAGTACATCCAGTTCAAGCAGTATGCCGGCAAGCACGTCCTCTTCGTCAACGTGGCCACCTACTGAGGCCTGACGGCCCAGTATCCTGGTAAGCCCTCAAGCTGCAGTTCTGTCAGAGCTGGCTCTGTCAGATAGCCACGTTTGAATTCTGGGTTTCACTCGTGCTCTTGCTGGGGCCTGGCGATGGGGTGAGTGAAGACACGGCCGTTCCCCTGATTCTTATTCCCATCTCGCTACTCATCCGCCAGGAGAATTATCTCCAGGTGCTAAGACTTTCTCAAAGAGTTGGTGAAGACCACTGGGAACATGTTTGTGGCTGAACAAAGCTAATCTGTTGCCCATTCCCTGCGGGAAAATAAATACCGTTGATCCAAGGGCTTCTGAGAAAGTCCTGGAAGGAGCTAGGAAGACACACAGCATCTGAACTTGCAGTAGGTGGCTTGGGGAAGGACTCAAGGAATTATAACGCTTcaggaaaggagaaaatggggcaATTCTATGATGACACATCTCGATAAATCATATCTACGTGGTGAAAGAAACTTTCATATCATATGTGTTCTATTACCCTTCTCCATTGAAGTCTTTTTtttcgggggtgggggaggcttttcgaggcagggtctcactctagctcaggctgacctggaattctctctgaaTTCTcaaggaggcctcgaactcacagcaatcctcctacctctgcctccctagtgctaggattaaaggcgtgtgccacaacgcccagctcACTGAAGTCTTTTTTTCCCATCTCAAGGGCCCCTTTCTAGTTTTctggcatctacacacacacacatacacacacacacacacacacacacacacaccccaacataagcatacatatatataaaaatttgagggctggagagatggcttagcagctaaggcgcttgcctgcaaagccaaaggacccaggttcaactccctgggacccacgtaagccagatggtggtacatgtgtgttggagttcatttgcagtggctggaggccctgacacacccattctctctctctggctatttttctctctctccctctctttttcaaataaataaatataaataaaatattaaaatcctttgagtcaggcatggtggcacacacctttaatcccagcacttgggaggcagaggtaggaggattgccatgagttcgaggccactctgagactacatagtgaattccaggtcagcctgggatagagtgagaccctaccttgagaaaaatgttgttttgttgttgttgttttgtttttttttttaattccatcatttctttttatttttctttttagtttttcgaggttagggtcttactcgagcccaggctgacctggaatttactatgtagtttcagggcggtctcaaattcacagtgatcttcctacctctgcctctcaagtgctggaatttaaggcatgtgccaccacaccctaaggaaggacctctaaccactgaaccgtctccccagcccaccagCAGTCATGGGGATGCTTCTGATTGCTCTGCCTGCTTGGTCTGTTCTCAGGACCTCAGTGCGCTCCTGTGACAGGGGTAGGCCCGGGGTCTTCATGTGTGGAGGACAGCATCTGCTCCCGCTCGTCTCTCTTCTCCCCACAGAACTGAATGCACTACAGGAGGAGCTGAGGCCTTTTGGTGTGGTAGTGTTGGGTTTCCCTTGTAACCAGTTTGGAAAACAAGAACCAGGAaagaactcagagatcctctctgggctcaagtgagtgCCTGCAAGGGGCTCTGCAGAGGCCACCAcgattccctttctttctctgcctgtaggCCCTCTCATTCTGGAAACTTCTAGGGTAGGTGATAGATCAGTAAGTTGAAGAATGTTCTCATGACGTATTGAATTAAGCTGACCTCTGCTTAGgtattcttctctcttcctttgagTCCTTGATGGTGGGAGTAAGGGAAGCTATTATGGAGAAGAAATCCCAGGGAAAGGAGTGGGCCTAGGAAATGGAAATAGCTCAGGAAGTCTCAAGTGGAAATATCCCCATCCTGCTTCCTTGGAATTCTCTCTGGGTGCCGTGACACTCTGGTCCCTGAGCTTTCTTTCCTTATCTCCTTTGTACAgcttctctgtctttatctcttctgGCCTTTTGTGGGGTGGCCATTCCATCTCTCCTTGACTTAATTTGGGTCTCTTGGGAACACTGTTTCACTGCAGATATGTACGTCCAGGTGGCGGCTTTGTCCCCAATTTCCAGCTCTTTGAGAAAGGGGATGTGAATGGAGACAAAGAACAGAAAGTCTTCACCTTCCTAAAGGTGAGTGAAGAAAAACCTGGCATGGATGGGTGAAACTGAGAAGGTCTGGCATGGATGGGTGAGAGTTtatcttggagaaaaaaaaaaaaaagatttaggggctggagagatgacttggtggttaaggtgtttgtctgtgaagccaatagacctaggttcaattccccaggacccacataagccagatgcacgaggtgatgcatgcatctggagttcatttacattggctgaaggccctggcgtgaccattctctctctctctctctctctcaagtaaaaaaagtggggctggagaaataacttagcggttaagggggttacctgcaaagccaaaggaccttggctcaattccccaggacccacgtaagccagatgcacaagagggctccccaggacccacataaggacctgaatgtgtctagagttcatttgcagtggctggaggccctggtgcacccattctctctctgcctctctctttctctcccaaacaaataaatgaaaataaagtttaaaaaaaaaaaagaaaaacaaaaaaggaataaaaacatttaaatttatggttattatagagtttcgatttttttgtttttggttttttgaggtggggtcttgctctagcccaggctgacctggaattcactctgtattctcagggtggccttgaactcatggggatcctcctacctcacctcctgagtgctgggattaaaggcatgcaccaccacactcagctgatttttactttttcttattgTCAAAGTAGTTATTGAACTTCTGTGGCTTATGAAGCCCTAAATTCTGGACAACTACCACTTTAAAACCAATCCATTATTTTTCACCTAAGGAAACAGAAGACTCTCTTACTGAGGCATCATGATTAAAATCAGGCGAAAACGGGAGGGCAGGCAGGGAGGACAGGATTCTTTCTGTTGACTGCTACACGTTATAACATCTGTAGACTGGCAGTTGGTGTGCTGGTGGTGATGCCTTGCAGGGTCTGTGGTGGGCTTGCAGCGCATCACTCAGTTAACACAGtaaaacactggggctggagagactgctcggTTGATAAAGGTATTTGTTGCTAAGCTTGttggactggggttcaattccccagtacccgtgtaaatcTAGACTCATATAAGTGGGGCAtggagttcacttacaggggCAAGAGCATCCATTCTTATTCtttcccactttaaaaaaaaaggagccgggcatggtgtcgcacgcctttaatcccagcactcgggaggcagaggtaggaggattgccatgagttcaaggtcaccctgagatgacagagttaattccaggtcagcctggaccagagtgagaccctacctcgaaaaaccaaaaaaaaaaaaaaaaaaaaaaggggggggctggagagatggcttagcggttaagcgcttgcctgtgaagcctaaggactgcggttcgaggctcggttccccaggtcccacgttagccagatgcacaagggggcacccgcgtctggagttcgtttgcagtggctggaagccctggcgcgcccattctcactctctgcctctgtccctctcaaataaataaataaataaataatatatataattataatataaatataaatattatatatatatataatttatttatttatttatttgagagagagaagaggcagagagtgaaagaatgggcagacctccagccactgcaaaggaactccagatgcatgcacccccttgggcatctggcttacttgtatcctagagaattgaactgggatcctctgatttgcaggcaaacaccttaaccgctaagccatctctctagcccctctttccctcttaaataaataaattttttaataagccagcatggtggcacacacctttaatcccagcactggatagGCAGAGAGGTAGAAGGGTCGCTATGAGtttgggccagcctgagactacatagtgaattccaggtcagcctgagatacagtgagaccctaccttgaaaaacaaagacaaaacaaatgttTAATAAAACAGTAAAGCATTAAGGATGTATAAGGGTGGGTGGACCCTCTAGAGATAAGGAGACTGGACCACACAGAAGCAGAAATTATCTTTCTGTTTTCCACCTCTCTGTTCAGAACGCCTGCCCTCCGACCTCTGAACTTGTGGGCTCTCCAAAACAACTGTTCTGGGAGCCCATCAAGACTCACGACATCCGCTGGAACTTCGAGAAGTTCCTGGTGGGGCCCGATGGGGTCCCCGTCATGCGCTGGTTCCACCAGACTCCCGTGAGCACCGTCAAGGCCGACATCCTGGAGTACCTACAGCAGTCCCGAGCCCAGTAGGCCGCCTCCCGCAGGGACCGCACCGCCGAGCTCTGACCCGCATCCTGCATCCTGCATCCTGCATCCTGCATCCTGCATCCTGCATCCTGCATCCTGCATCCTGCATCCGCCCCTCCCGGCCCGCCCCTGACCCAGCCGTCCCCAAGGCTGCTGATGCCTGCGTGAGCCACTGTGTGTGAACACATGTGCAGGAGTGTACTCGTGATACAtcaaaatgaagacaaagaaaacgAATGTATCTGCCCAAATCTCAGATGCTGAAATGTCAAGTTTACCCCCAtctgtttctaaaaaaaaaaaaaaaaaagttttagagaaAGTAATTCAGACTGTCCCATGAATCTAAGAAAGCAGCGCCCAGAGTTCTCAGTCTGTTGTCTGTCCTGATGGTTCAAAGCAGGAGTTAGTGTTCCCTCTTGACTTCCTCTCTCCCCAAACTCGCCAAGTGAGGGACGTCTCCATGATGGCGGGTCCCCAAACCCCTCGGGGTAGGGTCCTGCCAGAGCCTTCCCTGGCGCCGGGTCCCTTCGTGCATTCAGGACGTGGCGCCTGGGCAGGGATGTTCCTTCATTCTGACTGATGTGCTTTGCCCTCACCCTGAGTCTCATCAGCTTTAGACTTCTTAAtcactgcctcaaaaataaaataaaataaataaaaagaatctgcAGCAACTGGGCTCCAGTGCGTGACGTTTTTCAGTTTCATACTGTGTGGTAGCCATAgttccttctcattctctctatgctttcttttgttaaaaattacttgagggatggagagacggcttagtagtcaaggtgcttgtctgccaagactaaagaaccaggtttgattctccaggactcatataaaccagatgcacaaggtgacacatgcatctggaattcgttttcaggccctggcatgcccattctgtttctctctgtctacctcttcctctctctctctctctctctctcaaataaatgtgaataaaactttaacatatttttatttatttattatttatttaagagagacagagaaggagagaaagaggcagatagagaatgggcgccaagggcctccagccactgcaaaagaactctagatgcatatgaccccttgtgcatctggcttatgtgagtcctggagagttgaacctgggtcctttggctttgcaggcaaagaccttaacggctaagccatctctccagccctgaattaaaaaaattaaaaataattatttatttgagctgggtgtggtggcgaacacctttaatcccagtactcgggaagcagaggcactgtgagtttgaggctaccctgtgactgcacagtgaattccaggtcagtctgggctagagtgagagcctacctccaaaacaaaaaaaacccctaacATAGATGAACTTGGGccaagaggctttgcaagcaagtaccttgaacccGTGAGCCCTGCTTCAGTCTTCggcattttgtttttctcattgtaGTGGGGTCCTGTGTCACACGGGTAAGACCACTGACGCACAAAGCGCTGGGTGTGAAGCCACACATGTGGTGCAGTCCCGAACCACTCCACTCGgaatgtcagcttttattggaaaaaaGCTACAAATTGTTAATTGTAAAAACAGGATGAGAGTTAAACCGTAAATCACAACTCACATgttacagttacagccataaaagtaattttaaacataaagggGAATTCATGCATTACAGCAGGGACATTCTATTCTTAGATTAtagggaagaaaaaacaaaacgaacAGGAAGCTTCTAGGGGGGTATGAGGTAGGTCTGCGACCAAGACCAAGAGTCGCCCAGTGTCTGGTTTACCTGCCCTTAAGGATGTTGTTCAACAATGCAGGCCCGGGTAATGCCATTCACGCCAGCAGGGCATCCTGTTTATCTACCATCCCCATCTGCTTAAGCAAGTGTTTCATTCCActcttttatgagctcctacaaggaagtgacttctactTTTCTCTAAGCTTGATAtcaaaatgtagagaaatataatattttgctCTCTTTAGACTCATAAGTTCTCTAGAACCTTCCTTTGTACATCTAAAGCGTGTCAGGTGGAACTGAAGGCATTTTCTACTGTAATCTAAAACACAGACCTAAGTATGTAGACTGGCCATGAATttccattcctcctgcctcagcctcccaagtagctgggattacaggagtgtgccaccattctTGGCTCCCAGACCTTTGAAAGTCAGGCCTCTCTGTACCTCCCATTCTGAACTTTTGGCCAAGCTCCTATCTGGAAGTAGTTCTTGCTCCCCCTTCACTCCTTTCCCATATACATTTGTATTTACAAAATTAAATCATGCTCACTATCAGAATCTGAAATCAACATGTTTATCGcactctctaaggctcaggggccattgtggaagaggtgtcagaaggAGTGCTAAGtgccagaggaaggggaggactactttacaatgctgtcttccacacacaaagtggccctggcattcatgacctcacagtggctgacgctaCCTATACAAGTCCTGCACAATAGGAcgggcaaaaaaaaaatgatggcatcaaaataaaacagggactaattggaaagaagaagggattcagtggaggggggatagGAGAGTGGGAACAGAGAAGGgtggtgggggctggagtgatggcctgcaaagccaaaggacctaggtttgattccccaggacccgtgtaagccagatgcacaagatggcgcatgcatctggagttcatttgcagtggctggaggccctggcacactcattctctctctctctctctctctctctctcttctctgactctgtctctttcaataaataaaaataaaattttaaaaaagaagggtagTGGGAAGGGATTTTGaatgatcatggtatattctttattatgtatggaggttgtcaataaaatgttcaaaGACATCCGTAATCACATAAAAGCAGAAAACACACACAGCTGCTTACAGCTGCATTAGCCGCCGCCCAGGTGGCATAGGATGCTACAGCACATTAAAAGACAATACAAGATGAGTAATAAAAGCTCCTGGCCAGAGGTGCAGGAGAGCTGCTGGGAAACCCTGCTGTTGCCAGTCAGCTGGCTGGCACGCTTTTCCTCTACTCCACCGGAAATCTGGAGCTGGGGAGAGTAGCTCTTTGGGCATCCTGGGTTCTGAGTGCCAAAAGCTTTCGATCTGGGCTGACAGACTTAGGGACTCAGATCCACAAATGCCTCGGAGTAGAGGCTTAAGACTCCAGGCTCAGGccccgtgtggtggtgcacgccctcaatcccagcactcaggaggcagaggtagaaggatcaccgtgagtttgacgccaccctgggattccatagtgaattccaggtcagtctgggctagggcgagaccctgccttgaaaaaaaaagaaaaaaaaaaaaaaaaaaaggaaagaaagaaagactgtagGTTGTAAAGTCCAGATACTTATGATTACATGTCACCTTCACGTCGCTGGGACACAGCACCTGgccaaaggcagctgatgggaagaaagagtttattttggcttatactcttaaagggaagcttcatgatggcagggaaggaatGGTAGAACAGGGGCTGAGCACCACATctggccacagcagctggcaggaagcagcagctAGTAACAGCTAGTGTTGCAGTTCCCAAGCCTTAGATACCGGGACCCAGAGCCAGAGTGAAGTCCAGACCCTTCCTTCTTACCAGGTTttgcttcccttctttctttcttcttcttcttcttcttcttttttttcttttttggaatggtctcactctagcttaggctgacctgcaatttaccatgtcatctcagggtggcctagaactcactgcaattctcccacctctgtctcctgagcgctgggattaaatgctgcaccacaatgcccaactTGAGCCTAAAAACTTGGGACTCAATCTCCTTACGGCTTTGAGACTCTGTGGAATTCCAGAGACCAGGACACTCACCTTTGGCTCCTCACAGCCTTCTGGCTTCATTAGTCTTGGCTCTCTGCCTTCTTTATAGCCTCCCTGCTCTCCAACATTGCCACAGTCCTCCAGCATCCTCCCTGTCCCCCAGCATCCTCTTTGTCCCCCAGCCTCTCAACTGTCCTCCAGcatcctccccatcctccagcatCCTCCCTGCCCTCCAGCATCTTCCCCGTCTTCCAGAATCCTTCCTGTCTCCCAGCATCCTCCCTGTCCCCCAGCATCCTCCCTGTCCCCCAGCATCCTCCCTGTCCCCCAGCATCTGCCCTATCCTCCAACATCCTCCCTGTCCCCCAGCACCCCACTGTCCCCCagcatcctccctgccccccagcaTCTGCCCTATCCTCCAGCATCCTCCCTGTCCCCCAGCATCCCCACTGTCCCCCAGCATCCTCCCTGTCTTCCAGAATCCTCTCTGTCCCCCAGCATCTGCCCTGTCCTCTAGCATCCTCCCGGTCCCCCAGCATCCTTGGAATGGTCAAAGCACCATGTTGCTTTAGTTACAGTCCTTCCAGTCATTGGAAAGGAGGCTGCTGGTTTtggtcttgttttctttctgacaCCCTAAAATTCATAGGATaaacacatatgagggagaaaacatattttcatgttttctcttcttGACCTCAAAGTTagtaaagaaagacagatttccttaaaaaaaaaaaaaatcgagccggtgtggtggcacaagcctttaatcccagcactcaggaggcagaagtgggaggatcgccccgagttcaaggccaccctgagaatacatagtgaatcccaggtcagcctgggctagagtgagaccctaccttgaaaacaaacaaacaaacaaacaagatcagTCCCTCCTTGGCCGGAATAATCTCCAGAAATCTTTTTCTTAGTGTTCTAACAGTAAGCAAAtgactctaaccactgagccctcttcccTGCTGTGCGTCACGCCTGCTAGCTAGCTGTAAGGCGGGAAGGAGGTGACAGAGCCATG is a window of Jaculus jaculus isolate mJacJac1 chromosome 13, mJacJac1.mat.Y.cur, whole genome shotgun sequence DNA encoding:
- the Gpx6 gene encoding glutathione peroxidase 6; amino-acid sequence: MFQQFCASCLFPLFLAGLAQETLKPQKMKVDCNAGVTGTIYEYGALTLSSEEYIQFKQYAGKHVLFVNVATYUGLTAQYPELNALQEELRPFGVVVLGFPCNQFGKQEPGKNSEILSGLKYVRPGGGFVPNFQLFEKGDVNGDKEQKVFTFLKNACPPTSELVGSPKQLFWEPIKTHDIRWNFEKFLVGPDGVPVMRWFHQTPVSTVKADILEYLQQSRAQ